The proteins below are encoded in one region of Diorhabda carinulata isolate Delta chromosome 3, icDioCari1.1, whole genome shotgun sequence:
- the LOC130892071 gene encoding arrestin homolog: MVFNFRVFKKQSPNGKLTMYLGKRDFVDHISGVEPIDGVIVIDNEYKDRKIFGQIICSFRYGREEDEVMGMNFQKDLYLTSEQIYPPSEKSVNTKMQERLINKLGENCYPFTFTLPPSAPASITLQPGSNDEGQPCGVHYYVKIFVGENETDRTHKRGTVTMAIRKIQYAPSKQGRQPCTVVRKDFMMSPGELELEVTLDKQLYHHGEKVAVNICIRNNSNKVVKKIKAMVQQGVDVVLFQNGQYRTSVASMETQEGCPIQPGSTLQKVIYLLPLLSSNKDRRGIALDGQLKKQDSNLASTTLLASPDQRDAFGIIVSYAVKVKLYLGALGGELSAELPFVLMHPKPNAKDKLIHSDSQADVETFKQDTIDQDGEDDKDD, from the exons atggtttttaattttcgtgtttttaaaaaacaatcacCAAATGGTAAACTTACAATGTATTTAGGCAAGAGGGACTTTGTGGATCATATATCTGGAGTTGAGCCTATAG ACGGGGTTATAGTAATAGATAACGAATACAAAGACCGTAAAATTTTCGGACAAATAATCTGCAGTTTTCGTTACGGTCGTGAAGAAGACGAAGTAATGGGTATGAATTTCCAAAAAGATTTATACTTAACGTCAGAACAAATATACCCACCTTCGGAAAAATCAGTCAATACCAAAATGCAAGAGcgattaataaataaattaggtGAAAATTGTTATCCATTTACTTTTACCTTACCACCAAGTGCGCCTGCGTCCATAACTTTGCAACCAG GATCTAACGACGAAGGACAACCTTGCGGTGTTCACTATTACGTAAAAATCTTCGTTGGAGAAAATGAAACAGATCGAACTCACAAAAGAGGAACGGTTACGATGGctataagaaaaatacaataCGCTCCGTCTAAGCAAGGTAGGCAACCATGCACTGTCGTTCGTAAAGATTTTATGATGAGTCCTGGTGAACTCGAACTCGAAGTAACTTTGGACAAACAG TTATATCATCATGGCGAAAAAGTGGCGGTGAATATTTGTATACGAAACAACAGCAACAAAgtggtgaaaaaaattaaagccaTGGTACAACAGGGTGTCGATGTCGTTTTATTCCAGAATGGACAATATAGAACGTCAGTTGCTAGTATGGAAACTCA ggAAGGGTGTCCTATTCAGCCCGGATCTACTTTACAAAAAGTGATCTATCTTCTTCCATTACTTTCTTCGAATAAAGATAGAAGAGGTATTGCTTTAGATGGGCAATTGAAGAAACAAGACAGTAATTTAGCCTCGACTACATT ACTAGCGTCCCCTGATCAAAGAGATGCGTTTGGTATTATCGTATCATATGCCGTTAAAGTGAAACTTTATTTGGGTGCATTAGGAGGTGAATTGTCCGCTGAATTACCATTTGTTTTAATGCATCCGAAG cCAAATGCAAAAGATAAATTAATCCACTCAGATAGTCAAGCAGATGTGGAAACTTTCAAACAAGATACCATTGATCAAGATGGAGAAGACGATAAAGATGattga
- the LOC130891482 gene encoding divergent protein kinase domain 2A-like isoform X1, which translates to MTVKKKMAKSYYIFFLFLPIILSVIFLAIKQKTVLELCEINKCPFCYGKTMCREITKNKISLQYNRVSDFIYNIFSVKNVYFAKYKNKPVVLKKLAHNNELNKFDKDIKDKIINYKALRDNLKFKLTGTDEKLTFPPFHICDNETFDLFFDKLNNTNIRTVYTILSINAEPILLQMFDKNKHFPVPKFYGSCGRLIVQENFGKSINNIEKYSWYKRALVAYRILRGVQNFTENHNEFLLYLTDISPDNVVIDENLDVSIIDMENAILKRKTGKTEIVHHTNHDIDEYAFDPKAICQSDISDHNIYAVCRLLLSKNAMFPMMEGGLLHNPPKEIMNRYWRLFESIELCVRSTTDDLNRFDLSTKILNKLHGILRYAKAKQLI; encoded by the exons ATGACCGTTAAAAAGAAAATGGCGAAATCCTATTAcatatttttcctatttctaCCTATCATCCtgagtgtaatatttttagCGATTAAACAAAAAACAGTGTTAGAATTATGTGAGATAAACAAGTGTCCGTTTTGTTATGGGAAAACTATGTGTAGggaaataacgaaaaataaaattagtttgcAGTATAATCGCGTTTCGGATTTCATTTATAACATATTCAGCGTTAAGAACGTTTATTTCgccaaatataaaaataaaccggTCGTTTTGAAAAAGTTGGCCCACAACAACGAACTTAACAAATTCGATAAGGAtatcaaagataaaattatcaattacaaAGCGTTGAGagacaatttgaaatttaaattaacgGGTACGGacgaaaaattgacttttcctCCTTTTCATATATGCGACAATGAAactttcgatttatttttcgataaattaaACAACACGAATATTAGAACTGTTTATACTATTTTGAGCATAAACGCAGAACCGATTCTACTGCAAatgtttgataaaaacaaacattttccaGTACCGAAATTTTACGGCTCCTGCGGGAGACTTATAGTACAAGAAAATTTCGGAAAATCCATAAataacatagaaaaatattccTGGTATAAACGAGCTTTAGTAGCTTATAGAATCCTACGAGGCGTACAAAATTTCACGGAAAATCACAACGAATTTCTACTTTATTTAACCGATATTTCTCCTGATAACGTCGTAATCGATGAAAATCTCGACGTCAGTATTATCGATATGGAAAACGCCATTTTGAAGAGAAAAACCGGAAAAACCGAAATCGTACATCATACCAATCACGATATTGACGAATACGCTTTCGATCCTAAGGCAATTTGCCAATCTGACATCAGCGATCACAACATTTACGCAGTTTGTAGA TTGTTGTTATCGAAGAACGCGATGTTTCCGATGATGGAAGGAGGACTATTACATAATCCACCTAAAGAAATTATGAACAGATATTGGAGACTCTTCGAATCGATAGAATTATGCGTACGTTCTACTACTGACGATTTAAATAGATTCGATTTGAGTacgaaaatattgaacaaactTCACGGCATTTTGAGATACGCCAAAGCCAAACAATTAATTTAA